The DNA segment aactcaaaatcgtttataGTGAAaaaagagaattcatatagccgatctcaaatttttagaataaatatttaattaagttgagttgagtattatttaaattgaatttacaaataaaaaaaaaataaatgatctATACTACGTGATTTTAATCAAATACAATATAAAATGTTTTGTAAGTTTATTTATATTGAGGTTTAATAAAAGAATTTATAAGTTACTAGAAATTAATTGAAGACATTTATGTATATATTTGCTTGGTGAATGAAGAAgccacattttttttttctttatgtcaAATAAAAATCCGAAAGACCTTTTAATTCTTTATTTCCCATAAGCAGTGATGGGATGGTGTTTGCATGATTAATTGTTGCGTGGGAGACTACGTTTTTATGAATAATGCAAAGTCTATACTCCATCATcgagttttaaaaaaaaaaaaaattaattaattaaatgacatTATTGTCCATCAGTCACTATATAATAGAATGATTTGATTTCCCATTCAAGCAAATAATCATAagaaaatttctttattttatttagaCTTGTGAACTCAATCTTAAATCATAGTAAAACATATAATTTATCTAAAATAACAGAATCATACTTTAAATTACGCACGAAATCATCAAGCTATTTATTTATTATGGATATatttagtattataaataataaaattaaatttttattaaattaaaatatagcatgaattattaataatttctttaattattataattttttttaattatttttcttttttaattctcTTTTCTATCCTTTCTCTTACCAAACACAGCCCTAATATTACTGTGGGAGCAGCAAAGCAAGGCAAGGCAACTCATCACTCATGCGGTGCTCAATTACAAAACTACCCTATTACATTAACTCCTCTGTGTAAAATGTTCAGGAGGGTACTAGTGCCATTTCATTTGAGTGGTCACGGTCATCGTTTTTCGACAACTATTAGTCCAATCGGGCGGCCATGCGAGAAAGCCAGAAAGGAGAGAAAGCGCTCTCTCTCACACGAACGCCCACCCAAGCTGACCTCATCTCATAATCTTATAAATATCATATTATGATAATCATGATCATCTATGTATGTACATACCATACAGTCCATACATCCAccaccaaccaatccattccattTCCTCTTCTTATATATTCCCAACCTGTGCCTCCATTTCATTCCTTCAAAAACGATTCCAGTAACTAAACATATTCTCTAATAGGTTCTCTAGCTGTTTGGCTAACAAATGGGTGCTGAGCAGAAAGATGTTGCAAAGGGTGATGCAGAGAAGAAACCTGCTGCCGATGCTGGCGCCGCCGGTGATAAGAAAGATGACGCCAAGGTCATCTCCGTTTATAAGATAGACATGCATTGCGAGGGCTGTGCCAAGAAAATTAGACGCGCAGTTAGACGGTTAGAAGGTAagtgttttaaaatttaatcaaattgCTTTTAAGCAAACTGAAAATTAATCGATTGAATTGGTTATTGAAGGTGTGGAAGCCGTGAAGACAGATTGTGAAGGAAACAAACTGACGGTGACCGGGAAAGTAGACCCGGCGAATGTGAAGGCGAGAGTGGAAGAGAAAACCAAGAAGAAAGTGGAGATTGTGTCTCCTCAGCCTAAGAAAGACGGCGGCGATAAGAAACCAGAGGAAAAAGCAGAGAAGAAACCGGAGGAGAAAAAACCAGAGGAGAAGAAACCGCCCAAAGAGGTAAAAATTTTCACCGTTAATAATCAAATTCTTAATTCATGTGCCATTGTTATCGAGTTTTTGGTTGATTAAATCCAAATCAAGTGCTTAACTAACTGTGATTAAACTAAACGATGCAGAGTACGGTCGTTTTGAAAATCAGAGAACACTGCGATGGTTGCATTCCAAATATAAAGGAGACAATCTTGAAATACAAAGGTATTTAAATAATTAGTTATTCTAAATCATATTATGATAGTGAGATTAACGTAGAATCCAAAGCTGACGGAAATCTGAAATGGCTGATGAACAGGGGTTGATAACGTGACAGTGGACGGAACAAAAGATCTAGTCACGGTGAAAGGGACAATGAAAGTGAAGGAAATGGTGCCTTACCTCAAGGAGAAGCTCAAGAGGAACGTGGAGGTAGTTCCCCCTaagaaagatgaagagaagaaGGAAGGAGGCGGCgagaagaaagaagaagcaaAGGCCGAGAAGAAAGAAGAAGCTAAAGCTGAAAAGAAAGAAGGAGACGGTGGCAAGAAGGAAGAGGCTGCAGCTAAGGTGGAGGTGAGCAAGTTGGAGTACTTCCCAGCACCGGTGCCGACACAATGGTTAGATGGAGTGTTTGGTCAAAGTTACGCAGTGGAGCCCCAACACGGTTATTATGCGGTGAATCAAGGACTAGGGTACCCTATGATGAACCATGGGTACCCTATGATGAACCATGGGTACGTACAACAAGGATATGTACAGCAGGGGTATGTTATGGAACCAGTATACCACCATCCAATGCATGCGCCGCAAATATTCAGCGACGAGAATCCAAATTCGTGTTCCGTGATGTGAACAGAGGATAATCGACGGTGGATAATGGACGGACGGTGATGTAAATAAGTACAAGTGacagagagagtgagagagagagaaaagtacAAATGGACGGAGTAAAACGTTGAAGTACTTGTAATTAGGGTAGAATTTGTTTAGGTTAGTAATTACATAATGGTGTACCCGGCCGGCAATTAATGCCGGTTCAGTTGGTTGGTTTGTTTCCTTTGTTCTTTAATCATTTTACTAATgatgatttaaaaataaataaataaagttgtCCTATAATAATATTCATCCAATTAACGTTTATAAATGGCCACTTGTGCACTCCAATTTAATTAGTGGATTCGGATTGTATACTTTGTAGTATATATAAACGTGAGGCTTTTCTTTTTGAGTTGAAAATGGagttgcttaaaaaaaaaaaaaaaaaaaaagagttgaaAAGTGATGGTTGTGTACTGCCTGTTTCATGCCTCAAGGTCAGATACGAAGTGGGGTGGTCCATACGCCTTGCCCCTTATTGGACATTTGTGCATTCTAGAACACATTTGCATTTCACgacaatttataatatttttataaattaattcgaTAATTTTATTATCCATGTATATAACGGATTAATTCATAATCAGGAAGTTGAGCTTTATTTAGtttttttctgatttggtttaggGGCAATTAGGGGCATGGTTTCTGCGGAATCGCGAACCGAACTGAAGAACTTTACTAAACTGAATATATTTTGATTCAATTCTAATTCTTTATTAAGAATCGAAAAAAtcgtattaaaattaaattgagaactgaatttatacatatttttttatattttttaaatgtattatacactttcaatataattatatatatttatatatgtacataaaattataaactaaatataatatgatattatattttatttttttatattttcttaattattttaattataaatatattaaattaccttataatttttaattataaatatactataaTCTTTTATGCGCgtgtacacacatatatatatatatatattaattcttaattatgtttatatcttatagttaaatattatatgagtaataaataattaaaatatatattatatgatattctattatattatatatttaatcctaaattatatatacaTTTTAGGTATagctaaaatatatattatatgatatattatgtattaataatcaaatttaaaacttaaatgctaatttaagaatgactttttaaggaaataatgatataaaattattttaagaaccgagaaccaaaacagaattgaaGAACCGAGAATCGTACTGAACCGAAATCGAAATAATGAAGAATCGAACTGAAATCATACCGAAATTTTAATTCGGTTTCGGCTCCTAACTAAACCCCAAACTGAATCAGAACCGAACACTCTAGGGGGCAATGACGCCCACTCAATACATTTCGATTTTATATTATTGtagattttttattattattattattatagttgTTGTCCCCATCCAATACAAGAGTATGAACATGAAATTCCACGATAAATGACTTTACAGAATCTTCAATAGCTGCAATTCCATGCAAAGAAAGACGATTATCCTTGTAGCTAAACAATGCCTTTTCACTGCTACCACGAGCTTTTAGCCATCAGCTTCCTTCAGGGGACACACCTAATTAAGTATTCTAAAGCCATTTTATAAGAAAATTGTTCGTGTCAATGTCCCATGTTTTAGTCATACTGTTATGTCAATTACTTTCTTTTGAACAAAGATTTGCACTAACTTTAATTAACAATGCAATTTATCACTTTTGCTTTGTGGCTTATACATCTTTACAATAATAACATTAACAATTAATGCAAAAAATTAAAGCTGATATATACCATATTAAAGTATAATTGATCTGTATGAATGAAACAAGTAATAGGTTgttataaagaaaaaaagaaaggaaaagcaaTGCAGGCCTTAGCCATTAGCCACCTATATATGGTAGTTCTGTAGTTCTGTGTACGCATTGTGAAGATATTATATTATAAGGGAAGAAGAGAATTTAAGATCAACCACCTTTTTCTTCTTCCTATCTAATaggcaattcatacacaactcaagataattaagaaattgggtggctaaaataaataaatatgtaagACAAAGAGGAAACTTTTGTCCTTATTCATTATGGAATGGTAGACACTTGTGAAAGTTTAATTTGCATTACAAAAGGCCAAGGGCAAAGACAAGAAATAGGACTTTCAAGTACTTATATTTCTTAAACCTCTAAAAGTAAAGCCTTTCTTTCTTAAGCAGCAACGTAAAGGAGATGGAGAAAGAACGGAAAAAGAGGAGCAGCCGATCTAATTTTtcctttaaatattaattaattactgtTTCACATGTGATTAACGCATTGATTAATCAGTGATTAAGATGTAAATTTAAAAGAAAGTGTATAGTGATATTTAATACATTTaggatttatttaatatattattattaccaCGAAAAAAAATAtctcttttaatatattattttaatatacctcttttaaaattattaggaatattaaaaaaaatctctTTTCCCATTATCAACTCTAATATTTTTTCAAGATAATCaaatcattcaaattaaaataattattattatatttttaaaaataatttattttaaatttatctaTATAAAATTAtggtaatataaaattttatattttcatatttatttaaaaaacttaaaatttagtttaaaattgaacttatattttagtaataaaaaatttataataattagtaattttttcaACGATATTTAAATCACACTTTTTCTAAAAGATATATTTTTAGGAAGAATTATTATGTGCACCGGTGCATATACACCTTCTCTCAAAATTATGTGAAATCCACTCCCTATATAATAGAAATGATTCACTTTCTGTGAGAGAATGAGCATTATTTTTTAGTGCTCCTGATGTACTTAATAATTAGTCatattttttgtaacaccccaaattttattaattatgagtattttttatatttaaattttatttaaattttaggaaattttttgagatttttcggattttaaaaatcgggttcgattttccgaaaatataaactttgatgatttttaaaaatttatttaaagaccacgtggcaaaactaaaaatatatttggagtctacgtatttttctgagttttatggaattttttcggaatttttggacctcattttcggtcccgaggcagagtaaaaattcaaaattttgtatttcgaatcgaaccggccgaatcgaaccggaccggatcggaccggtcgaatcgaaccggccccctttcctttttcttctcccgcgcgcgtctctctcttttctctttcttttctctctcctcctctcccctgcgcgcgcgcgtcgctccagtttctccggccaaatccggccgatccggccaccgattggaccgggtcttgtgtccaaaatcatctactcggcgagagctttccatagacaccaagaacgccgaaatccatcgagcggattgtccgatttttgctcgggaagattttcgcccatttcgacttttgggctagatttctcgaaaaccgtgaatcccacgagaaaacc comes from the Hevea brasiliensis isolate MT/VB/25A 57/8 chromosome 5, ASM3005281v1, whole genome shotgun sequence genome and includes:
- the LOC110656559 gene encoding heavy metal-associated isoprenylated plant protein 5, which gives rise to MGAEQKDVAKGDAEKKPAADAGAAGDKKDDAKVISVYKIDMHCEGCAKKIRRAVRRLEGVEAVKTDCEGNKLTVTGKVDPANVKARVEEKTKKKVEIVSPQPKKDGGDKKPEEKAEKKPEEKKPEEKKPPKESTVVLKIREHCDGCIPNIKETILKYKGVDNVTVDGTKDLVTVKGTMKVKEMVPYLKEKLKRNVEVVPPKKDEEKKEGGGEKKEEAKAEKKEEAKAEKKEGDGGKKEEAAAKVEVSKLEYFPAPVPTQWLDGVFGQSYAVEPQHGYYAVNQGLGYPMMNHGYPMMNHGYVQQGYVQQGYVMEPVYHHPMHAPQIFSDENPNSCSVM